A single region of the Capsicum annuum cultivar UCD-10X-F1 unplaced genomic scaffold, UCD10Xv1.1 ctg82480, whole genome shotgun sequence genome encodes:
- the LOC124895480 gene encoding putative late blight resistance protein homolog R1B-16: MLQKCLKGNRYLIVLDDMWKTKAWDAMRLCFPSENKGSGILLTTRNNEVACYADTENVSLRMSFMDQDESWSLFKSAAFASEALPSKFETTGKQITEKCHGLPLTIVVVAGLLKSKRAIEDWENVAKDVKSFVTNDPNELCSRVLGLSYNHMTSDLKACLLHFGIFPEDSEIPAKNLMRLWMAEGFLKLGNDLEGEAEKCLQELVGRCLVLVCKKSQDGAKIRSCKVHDLIYDLCVREIQRENIFIMNDIVLDYSNSKRRYLSMQKMQPFKRVTGDKIDCCPYGLYRALLTPVHHHDNNDLLKRSRSIFSFHLKYSYYFFKSQLIHFKLLKVLELRHKEIDNFPVQILSLIWLRYLSLQCYENLNITPEICRL; this comes from the coding sequence ATGCTACAAAAGTGTTTAAAGGGTAATAGATATTTAATTGTATTGGATGACATGTGGAAAACTAAAGCATGGGATGCCATGAGACTATGTTTTCCAAGTGAAAACAAGGGGAGTGGAATATTATTGACGACCCGTAACAATGAAGTAGCTTGTTATGCTGATACAGAGAATGTTTCTTTGCGGATGAGCTTCATGGATCAAGATGAGAGTTGGAGTCTTTTCAAAAGTGCAGCATTTGCAAGTGAAGCATTACCATCAAAGTTTGAGACTACTGGGAAGCAAATCACAGAGAAATGTCACGGGTTACCACTAACTATAGTCGTGGTTGCTGGACTTCTCAAATCTAAAAGGGCAATAGAAGACTGGGAAAATGTTGCGAAAGATGTCAAGTCATTTGTCACAAATGATCCTAATGAACTATGTTCACGTGTGCTTGGGTTGAGTTACAATCACATGACTAGCGATCTAAAAGCCTGTCTTCTGCATTTCGGGATTTTTCCAGAAGACAGTGAGATACCAGCGAAGAATTTGATGAGATTATGGATGGCTGAGGGGTTCCTGAAGTTGGGAAATGATTTGGAAGGAGAGGCTGAGAAGTGTTTGCAAGAGCTTGTCGGTAGATGTCTAGTCCTCGTCTGCAAGAAAAGTCAAGATGGAGCAAAAATTAGATCATGTAAAGTTCATGATCTAATATATGACCTGTGCGTGAGAGAAATTCAAAGGGAGAACATTTTTATCATGAACGACATTGTGCTTgattactcaaattcaaaacGGCGATATCTCAGTATGCAAAAAATGCAGCCCTTTAAACGTGTGACTGGTGATAAAATTGATTGTTGTCCCTATGGTCTTTATAGGGCTCTTCTTACCCCTGTACATCATCATGACAACAACGATCTTTTGAAACGAAGTcgttctattttctcttttcatcttaagtattcatattattttttcaaatcacAGCTTATTCATTTCAAATTACTCAAAGTCTTGGAGTTGAGGCACAAAGAGATTGATAATTTCCCTGTACAGATACTAAGCCTCATCTGGTTGAGGTACCTATCATTGCAATGCTATGAGAATTTAAACATAACTCCAGAAATTTGCAGGTTATGA